A single Perca flavescens isolate YP-PL-M2 chromosome 2, PFLA_1.0, whole genome shotgun sequence DNA region contains:
- the chrnb3a gene encoding neuronal acetylcholine receptor subunit beta-3a, whose protein sequence is MIRGSMKFAVAVLWFSLVLGKATMQAQEDFVSLAEMEDSLLRNLFRGYQKWVRPVQHSNDTITVCFGLKISQLVDVDEKNQLMTTNVWLWQEWIDVKLKWNPDDYGGITSIRVPSETIWLPDIVLYENADGRFEGSLMTKAIVRWDGTITWTPPASYKSSCTMDVTFFPFDRQNCSMKFGSWTYDGNMVDLVLVDHYVDRKDFFDNGEWEILNATGVRGSRIDGVYWYPFVTYSFILKRLPLFYTLFLIIPCLGLSFLTVLVFYLPSDEGEKLSLSTSVLVSLTVFLLVIEEIIPSSSKVIPLIGEYLLFIMIFVTFSIIVTVFVINVHHRSSASYHPMAPWVKSLFLQRLPRLLCMRGHTDRYHFPDMEMRSPELKARKGLGRRGAPGQQRGPLAGKEDENQAWLAMLEKATSSVRYISRHIKKEHFIREVVQDWKFVAQVLDRIFLWAFLTVAILGTVLIFTPALQMYFSTP, encoded by the exons ATGATAAGGGGGAGCATGAAGTTTGCGGTTGCGGTGTTGTGGTTCTCCCTGGTTCTCGGGAAGGCTACTATGCAAG CTCAGGAAGACTTTGTGTCGCTGGCCGAGATGGAGGACTCCTTGTTGAGGAACCTTTTCAGGGGTTACCAGAAGTGGGTGCGGCCCGTCCAGCACTCCAACGACACTATCACTGTATGCTTTGGACTCAAGATCTCACAACTGGTTGATGTG GATGAAAAGAACCAACTGATGACTACAAATGTCTGGCTCTGGCAg gaGTGGATTGACGTGAAGCTGAAGTGGAACCCAGATGACTATGGAGGTATTACCTCCATCAGAGTGCCTTCAGAGACTATATGGCTACCTGACATCGTCCTGTATGAAAA TGCGGACGGTCGCTTCGAGGGTTCCCTGATGACCAAAGCCATTGTGCGCTGGGATGGTACCATAACATGGACTCCCCCCGCCAGCTACAAGTCCTCCTGCACCATGGATGTCACCTTCTTCCCCTTCGACCGACAGAACTGCTCCATGAAGTTTGGCTCCTGGACTTATGATGGAAACATGGTGGACCTGGTCCTGGTGGATCACTACGTGGACCGTAAAGACTTCTTCGATAACGGCGAGTGGGAGATCCTTAATGCCACAGGAGTAAGGGGAAGCAGGATAGATGGAGTGTACTGGTACCCATTTGTCACCTACTCCTTCATCCTCAAGAGATTGCCCTTGTTCTACACCCTCTTCCTCATCATCCCATGCCTCGGCCTCTCCTTTCTGACTGTGTTGGTGTTTTATTTGCCGTCAGACGAAGGAGAGAAACTGTCACTTTCCACGTCAGTGCTGGTGTCGCTCACTGTGTTCCTCTTGGTCATAGAAGAAATCATCCCTTCATCCTCGAAG GTGATCCCACTGATCGGAGAATACCTCCTCTTCATCATGATCTTTGTCACTTTCTCCATCATCGTCACCGTCTTTGTCATCAACGTCCACCACCGTTCCTCTGCTTCTTACCACCCCATGGCCCCCTGGGTAAAGAGCCTCTTCCTTCAGAGACTGCCCAGACTGCTGTGTATGAGAGGGCACACTGACAG ATACCACTTTCCAGATATGGAGATGCGCAGCCCGGAGCTGAAGGCCCGTAAaggtctggggaggaggggggctcCTGGCCAGCAGAGAGGCCCCCTTGCAGGGAAAGAGGATGAGAACCAAGCCTGGCTGGCCATGCTGGAGAAAGCAACCAGTTCAGTTCGCTACATCAGCCGTCACATCAAAAAGGAGCACTTCATACGGGAG GTTGTTCAAGACTGGAAGTTCGTTGCTCAGGTGTTGGACAGGATTTTCCTGTGGGCTTTTCTTACAGTGGCAATACTTGGAACAGTCCTGATCTTCACCCCTGCTCTGCAGATGTACTTCAGCACACcttga